The following proteins are co-located in the Polymorphospora rubra genome:
- a CDS encoding glycoside hydrolase family 15 protein, whose protein sequence is MSHGRSAGDVGAAPAVLRDYALLADGHRGALVGPDGDVGWLCAPGWSDPAVFSALLGGAGRFLVTPTAARLVWGGYYEPDSLVWVSRWVTTDGIVESRDALVFPGEAERLVLLRQIRAPDRPVRVRVVLDPRADFGREPIRDVARHGDLWLARTGGLRLRFAGGADLHRQPDGFLAGELSLAAGGRHDLVLEMSSARFAETCPEPDELWRTTEHHWRSVVPSLAGAAQRDATLAYTVLRGMTRPGGGMVAAVTTALPERALAGRNYDYRYAWIRDQSFAGQAAALVGRYDVLDDAVAFVTGRLLADGDRMAPAYTVDGGPVPSERPLAHLPGYPGAPVRTGNWVGGQFQLDVYGEVLMVLAAARRHDRLDSDAQRAMEVAATVIANRWTEADSGIWELPARQWTHSKLTCVAGLRAAARVTTAGQAGRWSALADRILADTSAHALGAGGHWQRAYDDGRVDAALLLPGVRGALPPEDPRTERTRRAVLAELTSDGYLYRFRPDKRPLGDAEGAFLLCGFTAAIAAWQAGEVVEANRWFERCRAACGPPGLYTEEYDVQQRQLRGNLPQAFVHALMLETAVTLGQVDPCR, encoded by the coding sequence ATGTCCCACGGACGGTCTGCCGGGGATGTCGGCGCGGCACCGGCCGTGTTACGGGACTACGCGCTGCTCGCCGACGGACACCGGGGCGCCCTGGTGGGGCCCGACGGCGACGTGGGCTGGCTCTGCGCACCCGGCTGGTCCGATCCGGCGGTCTTCAGCGCGCTGCTCGGTGGGGCGGGCCGGTTCCTGGTGACCCCGACGGCGGCCCGTCTGGTGTGGGGTGGCTACTACGAGCCGGATTCCCTGGTCTGGGTGAGCCGGTGGGTGACCACGGACGGCATCGTCGAGTCCAGGGACGCGCTGGTCTTTCCCGGCGAGGCGGAACGGCTGGTACTGCTGCGCCAGATCCGCGCGCCGGACCGACCGGTGCGGGTGCGGGTGGTGCTGGACCCGCGTGCCGACTTCGGTCGGGAGCCGATCCGCGACGTCGCCCGGCACGGCGACCTGTGGCTGGCCCGCACCGGCGGGCTGCGGCTTCGGTTCGCCGGCGGTGCCGATCTCCACCGGCAGCCCGACGGGTTCCTCGCCGGCGAGTTGTCGCTGGCGGCCGGCGGGCGGCACGACCTGGTGCTGGAGATGTCGTCCGCCCGGTTCGCCGAGACCTGTCCGGAGCCGGACGAGCTGTGGCGTACGACCGAGCACCACTGGCGGTCGGTGGTCCCGTCCCTGGCCGGCGCCGCGCAGCGGGACGCGACGTTGGCGTACACGGTGTTGCGGGGAATGACGCGTCCGGGCGGTGGCATGGTCGCCGCCGTCACCACCGCGCTGCCCGAGCGGGCGTTGGCGGGCCGCAACTACGACTACCGGTACGCCTGGATCCGGGACCAGTCCTTCGCCGGGCAGGCCGCCGCCCTGGTCGGCCGGTACGACGTCCTCGACGACGCCGTCGCGTTCGTCACCGGTCGGCTGCTGGCCGACGGGGACCGGATGGCGCCGGCGTACACGGTGGACGGCGGTCCGGTGCCGTCCGAGCGGCCGCTGGCGCACCTGCCCGGCTATCCGGGGGCCCCGGTGCGTACGGGCAACTGGGTGGGCGGCCAGTTCCAGCTGGACGTGTACGGCGAGGTGCTCATGGTCCTCGCGGCGGCCCGCCGCCACGACCGGCTGGACAGCGACGCCCAGCGGGCCATGGAGGTGGCGGCGACGGTCATCGCGAACCGCTGGACCGAGGCGGACTCCGGGATCTGGGAACTGCCCGCCCGCCAGTGGACGCACTCCAAGCTGACGTGTGTCGCGGGGCTGCGTGCGGCGGCCCGGGTGACGACGGCGGGGCAGGCCGGCCGGTGGTCCGCCCTGGCCGACCGGATCCTCGCCGACACCTCCGCGCACGCGCTCGGCGCCGGCGGGCACTGGCAGCGGGCGTACGACGACGGCCGGGTCGACGCGGCGTTGCTGCTGCCGGGCGTCCGGGGTGCGTTGCCGCCGGAGGATCCGCGTACCGAGCGGACCAGGCGGGCGGTGCTGGCGGAGCTGACGTCGGACGGTTACCTGTACCGGTTCCGGCCGGACAAGCGGCCGCTGGGTGACGCCGAGGGCGCCTTCCTGCTCTGCGGTTTCACCGCCGCGATCGCCGCGTGGCAGGCGGGCGAGGTGGTGGAGGCGAACCGTTGGTTCGAGCGCTGCCGGGCGGCGTGCGGCCCGCCGGGGCTGTACACCGAGGAGTACGACGTGCAGCAGCGGCAGCTTCGCGGCAATCTTCCGCAGGCGTTCGTGCACGCGCTGATGCTGGAAACCGCGGTCACCCTCGGACAGGTCGACCCGTGCCGGTAG
- a CDS encoding enolase C-terminal domain-like protein, translating into MIRLSAAAYRIPTDAPEGDGTLAWSSTTLVLVRADADGNYGIGWTYGPSAAAAVVTDLLDPVVTDLDPDDVPAIWSVMRRQVRNAGRPGVAGLALSAADCAVWDLKARRHDLPLARLLGTARRQVPVYGSGGFTTYDDERQHRQLADWVHGDGIPRVKIKIGESGGGDVPRDLGRIVAARRTIGDDAELYVDANGAYQRKQAIRVAGAVADLDVRWFEEPVSSDDLVGLGQVRDRVWADVAAGEYGFDLPYFHRMAPYVDCLQIDVTRCGGITGFLRAAAVADAAGLEVSAHCAPHQHLPVAAATPNLRHLEWFHDHVRIESMLFDGTGPATGGSVRAVVDRPGNGLEFRPEQAARYRVT; encoded by the coding sequence GTGATCCGGCTGTCCGCCGCCGCGTACCGGATACCGACCGACGCGCCCGAGGGCGACGGCACCCTGGCCTGGTCCAGCACCACCCTCGTCCTGGTCCGGGCCGACGCCGACGGGAACTACGGCATCGGCTGGACGTACGGGCCGTCGGCCGCCGCGGCCGTGGTGACGGATCTGCTCGACCCGGTGGTGACCGACCTGGATCCCGACGACGTGCCGGCGATCTGGTCGGTGATGCGCCGGCAGGTGCGTAACGCGGGCCGGCCGGGAGTCGCCGGGCTCGCGCTGTCCGCCGCCGACTGCGCCGTCTGGGATCTGAAGGCGCGCCGGCACGACCTGCCGCTGGCCCGGCTGCTCGGCACCGCGCGCCGGCAGGTTCCGGTGTACGGCAGCGGCGGCTTCACCACCTACGACGACGAACGACAGCATCGGCAGCTGGCCGACTGGGTGCACGGGGACGGCATCCCACGGGTGAAGATCAAGATCGGGGAGTCCGGTGGCGGCGACGTACCCCGGGATCTGGGCCGCATCGTCGCCGCCCGCCGGACCATCGGCGACGACGCCGAACTCTACGTCGACGCGAACGGCGCCTACCAGCGCAAGCAGGCGATCCGCGTCGCGGGCGCGGTCGCCGACCTGGACGTGCGCTGGTTCGAGGAGCCGGTCAGCTCGGACGACCTGGTCGGTCTCGGCCAGGTCCGCGACCGGGTGTGGGCCGACGTCGCCGCCGGCGAGTACGGCTTCGACCTGCCCTACTTCCACCGGATGGCGCCGTACGTCGACTGCCTCCAGATCGACGTCACCCGCTGTGGCGGGATCACCGGTTTCCTGCGGGCGGCCGCGGTCGCCGACGCCGCCGGCCTGGAGGTCTCGGCACACTGCGCGCCACACCAGCACCTGCCGGTCGCGGCGGCCACCCCGAACCTTCGGCACCTGGAGTGGTTCCACGACCACGTACGCATCGAGTCGATGCTCTTCGACGGCACGGGACCGGCCACCGGCGGCAGCGTCCGGGCCGTCGTCGACCGGCCCGGCAACGGCCTGGAGTTCCGGCCGGAGCAGGCCGCCCGCTACCGGGTGACCTGA
- a CDS encoding Ig domain-containing protein, whose amino-acid sequence MRRAIMPTVLVLLASLLIATPAHAAGTATVVDRFGRVVNDYGVKLVDWEGYLANPYIELTVRPPTDVPFPVTIDLKAEGTSRLMMDLPSQLTATGATKRLTFANSAEQKTFKLAIHSKRGPGQDELYTLRLTVQASNNTTYTQTMPIRVQQDQKTALEPTIPIVFDYRYDNITGYFNNPAFRTAAEEGVKDWFRFFDLQPFDTVAAGAEPNHLPGNDWQNTINVTNNAAYNGMWVYFRGIQTPYSTGYPARNGRYHARNGQQLPGPIHRSTAMIFEYDEAGKQLFTSLADEDWYRTEIQGSVLDVHGLVMHEYGHAVAFHSDWAGMRNYVNTSGANDQDVIAYQGRTVPLDSSYHVPGGSAYWDRLSGQSGGWTHLFPTRRWMLTKLALLVAENAGWPLNRNLTPFLAPSIVTTGLPNAPTGQAYQQTLVGRGGVPFYDWRVTGGALPAGLSLDRFTGAISGTPSTAGTYSFTVELRDYDSLSTPVTRTFQLTVGGGVGGGNLAPQATASCSFTSSWESCAAINTGGDPTSSNSGAPNQGNRWGTWPEQGQQWAELTWPSAQTLRQAQVYFLDDNQGIDLPASWRLQYWTGNSYVDVPGASGYPRLADQYNTVTFPAVNTTRLRVLLQSAPNLSVGLLEVKAFS is encoded by the coding sequence ATGAGACGCGCCATCATGCCCACCGTGCTCGTGCTACTCGCCTCCCTGCTGATCGCGACGCCGGCCCACGCCGCCGGCACGGCCACCGTGGTCGACAGGTTCGGCCGGGTCGTCAACGACTACGGCGTCAAACTCGTCGACTGGGAGGGCTACCTGGCCAACCCGTACATCGAACTGACCGTGCGGCCACCCACGGACGTCCCGTTCCCGGTGACCATCGACCTCAAGGCCGAGGGCACCTCCCGGCTGATGATGGACCTGCCGAGCCAGCTGACGGCGACCGGGGCGACGAAGCGGCTGACCTTCGCCAACTCCGCCGAGCAGAAGACCTTCAAGCTGGCGATCCACTCCAAACGCGGCCCGGGCCAGGACGAGCTGTACACCCTGCGGCTGACGGTGCAGGCATCGAACAACACCACCTACACCCAGACCATGCCGATCCGGGTCCAGCAGGACCAGAAGACCGCACTCGAGCCGACCATCCCGATCGTCTTCGACTACCGGTACGACAACATCACCGGCTACTTCAACAACCCGGCCTTCCGGACCGCCGCCGAGGAGGGTGTGAAGGACTGGTTCCGGTTCTTCGATCTGCAGCCGTTCGACACCGTCGCGGCCGGGGCGGAGCCCAACCACCTGCCCGGCAACGACTGGCAGAACACGATCAACGTCACCAACAACGCCGCCTACAACGGCATGTGGGTGTACTTCCGCGGGATCCAGACGCCGTACTCCACCGGCTATCCGGCCCGCAACGGGCGATACCACGCCCGCAACGGGCAGCAGCTGCCCGGCCCGATCCACCGCTCCACCGCGATGATCTTCGAGTACGACGAGGCCGGCAAGCAGCTGTTCACCTCACTGGCCGACGAGGACTGGTACCGCACCGAGATCCAGGGCTCGGTACTGGACGTCCACGGCCTGGTCATGCACGAGTACGGCCACGCGGTCGCCTTCCACAGCGACTGGGCCGGCATGCGCAACTACGTCAACACCAGCGGCGCCAACGACCAGGACGTCATCGCCTACCAGGGCCGGACCGTGCCGCTGGACAGCAGCTACCACGTTCCCGGCGGCTCGGCGTACTGGGACCGGCTCAGCGGACAGAGCGGCGGCTGGACCCACCTGTTCCCGACCCGCCGGTGGATGCTCACCAAGCTGGCGCTGCTGGTCGCCGAGAACGCCGGCTGGCCGTTGAACCGCAACCTCACCCCGTTCCTGGCTCCCTCCATCGTCACCACCGGCCTGCCCAACGCCCCGACCGGCCAGGCATACCAGCAGACCCTGGTGGGCCGGGGAGGGGTGCCCTTCTACGACTGGCGGGTGACCGGCGGCGCGCTGCCGGCCGGCCTGAGCCTCGACCGCTTCACCGGCGCGATCAGCGGCACCCCGAGCACGGCCGGAACGTACTCGTTCACCGTCGAGCTGCGCGACTACGACAGCCTCAGCACCCCGGTGACCCGTACCTTCCAGCTCACCGTCGGTGGCGGCGTCGGCGGCGGGAACCTCGCCCCGCAGGCGACCGCGTCGTGCTCGTTCACCTCGTCCTGGGAGAGCTGCGCGGCCATCAACACCGGCGGCGATCCGACCAGCTCGAACAGCGGCGCCCCCAACCAGGGCAACCGCTGGGGCACCTGGCCGGAGCAGGGCCAGCAGTGGGCCGAACTCACCTGGCCGTCGGCGCAGACGCTGCGCCAGGCCCAGGTGTACTTCCTCGACGACAACCAGGGAATCGACCTGCCGGCGTCGTGGCGGCTGCAGTACTGGACCGGCAACTCCTACGTGGACGTACCCGGCGCCAGCGGATACCCGCGGCTTGCCGACCAGTACAACACCGTCACCTTCCCCGCGGTGAACACCACGAGGTTGCGGGTGCTGTTGCAGAGCGCGCCGAACCTCTCGGTCGGCCTGCTGGAGGTGAAGGCCTTCAGCTGA
- a CDS encoding SigE family RNA polymerase sigma factor, which yields MPDSFEVFVRTSGPGLLRYATLLCGNAANAEDLLQEVLARAYPRWSRVSTDNPEAYLRRAMSNSVISWWRSPWSRRRVPYPGEMSEPEDAVARADDRQMILAALGSLPPRMRSVVVLRYWLGFSEQDTAAELGCSTGSVKSQASRGLQRLRAALQVDHVKTGNTRGEGWIG from the coding sequence GTGCCTGACAGCTTCGAGGTGTTCGTCCGGACGAGTGGGCCAGGTCTGCTCCGGTACGCGACCCTGCTGTGCGGGAACGCCGCGAACGCCGAAGACCTGCTACAGGAAGTACTGGCGCGCGCGTATCCGCGGTGGAGCCGGGTGAGTACGGACAACCCGGAGGCCTATCTGCGGCGTGCCATGAGCAACAGCGTGATCAGCTGGTGGCGGTCGCCGTGGAGTCGACGCCGGGTGCCCTACCCGGGGGAGATGTCGGAGCCGGAGGACGCGGTCGCGCGCGCGGATGATCGGCAGATGATCCTCGCTGCGCTCGGTTCACTTCCGCCACGTATGCGGTCCGTGGTGGTGCTGCGGTACTGGCTGGGATTCAGTGAGCAGGACACGGCGGCCGAGTTGGGTTGTTCGACGGGCTCGGTCAAGAGCCAGGCCTCCAGAGGGCTGCAGCGACTCCGTGCGGCCCTACAAGTGGATCACGTGAAAACCGGCAACACGCGTGGCGAGGGGTGGATCGGATGA
- a CDS encoding helix-turn-helix transcriptional regulator, with protein MNNRVEVHEFLTSRRAKISPERAGIPDTGRRRVPGLRRGEVAALAGVSVEYYAKLERGSLAGVSAGVLEAIARALQLDDAERAHLLRLAQEANGSNALLRPSRRARQRTVRPSLQWSLDAITTPAIVVNNRSDLLAANLLGRAMHSDFYTDPTAPPNFARFTFLDSAARRFYPDWDLFADMTVANLRTAAGIDPHDKGLHDLVGELSTRSDDFRRRWGAHNVRIHGTGVKHFHHHIVGDLALAYESMELRAEPDLTMTIYAAEPDSSTAHALTLLASWAASASNTRLSASDR; from the coding sequence GTGAACAACCGAGTTGAAGTGCACGAGTTCCTCACCTCGCGCCGCGCCAAGATCAGCCCGGAGCGGGCCGGGATCCCGGACACCGGGCGGCGGCGCGTACCCGGGCTGCGCCGCGGCGAGGTCGCCGCGCTGGCCGGGGTGAGCGTGGAGTACTACGCCAAGCTCGAACGCGGCTCGTTGGCCGGGGTCTCGGCCGGGGTGCTCGAGGCGATCGCCCGCGCCCTGCAGCTCGACGACGCCGAACGCGCCCACCTGTTGCGCCTCGCGCAGGAGGCGAACGGCAGCAACGCGCTGCTGCGGCCGAGCCGACGGGCGAGGCAGCGGACCGTACGGCCCAGCCTGCAGTGGTCGCTGGACGCCATCACCACCCCGGCGATCGTGGTGAACAACCGGTCGGATCTGCTCGCCGCGAACCTGCTCGGCCGGGCCATGCACAGCGACTTCTACACCGATCCCACCGCGCCGCCGAACTTCGCCCGGTTCACGTTCCTCGACAGCGCCGCCCGGCGCTTCTATCCCGACTGGGACCTGTTCGCCGACATGACGGTGGCCAACCTGCGCACCGCGGCCGGGATCGACCCCCATGACAAGGGGCTGCACGACCTGGTCGGCGAGTTGTCCACCCGCAGCGACGACTTCCGCCGCCGCTGGGGCGCGCACAACGTACGCATCCACGGCACCGGCGTCAAACACTTCCACCACCACATCGTCGGCGACCTCGCGCTGGCGTACGAGAGCATGGAACTGCGCGCCGAACCGGACCTCACCATGACCATCTACGCCGCCGAACCTGACTCGTCGACCGCGCACGCGCTCACGCTGCTCGCCTCCTGGGCCGCCAGCGCCAGCAACACCCGGCTCTCGGCGTCGGATCGCTAG
- a CDS encoding zinc-dependent alcohol dehydrogenase family protein, which produces MRGAVLHAPGDVRVENRDDPRIEQPTDAIIRVSATCVCGSDLWPYRGVQKVEGPTVMGHEYVGIVEEVGSDVTGVTPGQFVVGSFWASDNTCEICRAGYQSACVHRVPMGMLGSQAEYLRVPLADGTLVPTPEVPPADLIPGYLAASDVLGTGWFAAVAAEAGPGRTVAVVGDGAVGLLAIMAARQLGAERIIAMSRHEPRQRLAVEFGATDIVVERGDEGVARIKDLTDGLGVHSMVEAVGTQESMMQAVRATRPGGHVGFVGVTHDVSLPGMEMFFSLVHLHGGPAPVRRFLPHLMELIGDRTIDPGKVFDLELPLDRAAEGYRAMDERRAIKTLLRP; this is translated from the coding sequence ATGCGCGGTGCTGTCTTGCACGCTCCCGGCGACGTCCGGGTCGAGAACCGCGACGACCCCCGTATCGAACAGCCGACGGACGCGATCATCCGGGTGTCGGCGACGTGTGTCTGCGGATCCGACCTGTGGCCGTACCGCGGCGTCCAGAAGGTGGAGGGCCCGACGGTGATGGGCCACGAGTACGTGGGCATCGTCGAGGAGGTGGGCAGCGACGTCACCGGCGTCACGCCGGGGCAGTTCGTCGTCGGCTCGTTCTGGGCCTCGGACAACACCTGTGAGATCTGCCGCGCCGGCTACCAGAGCGCCTGCGTGCACCGGGTGCCGATGGGCATGCTCGGCTCACAGGCCGAATACCTGCGGGTGCCGCTGGCCGATGGCACCCTGGTGCCCACGCCCGAGGTGCCCCCGGCCGACCTGATTCCCGGCTATCTGGCCGCGTCCGACGTGCTCGGCACCGGCTGGTTCGCCGCGGTGGCCGCCGAGGCCGGCCCCGGCAGGACCGTCGCGGTCGTCGGTGACGGCGCGGTCGGCCTGCTCGCGATCATGGCGGCCCGGCAGCTCGGCGCGGAACGGATCATCGCGATGAGCCGGCACGAGCCGCGGCAGCGGCTCGCCGTCGAGTTCGGGGCGACCGACATCGTCGTCGAGCGCGGCGACGAGGGCGTCGCCCGGATCAAGGACCTCACCGACGGGCTCGGCGTCCACTCGATGGTCGAGGCGGTCGGCACCCAGGAGTCGATGATGCAGGCCGTCCGCGCCACCCGCCCCGGCGGGCACGTCGGGTTCGTCGGCGTCACCCACGACGTCAGTCTGCCCGGCATGGAGATGTTCTTCTCGCTGGTGCACCTGCACGGCGGCCCGGCTCCCGTACGTCGGTTCCTGCCGCACCTGATGGAACTGATCGGCGACCGCACGATCGACCCGGGCAAGGTCTTCGACCTGGAACTGCCGCTGGACCGGGCGGCCGAGGGCTACCGGGCGATGGACGAACGCCGCGCCATCAAGACGCTGCTGCGCCCGTGA
- a CDS encoding NAD(P)-dependent alcohol dehydrogenase translates to MRTTIARREVGPRDVLIEIRYAGICHSDIHTVRGEWGAVPYPLTVGHEIVGRVAQVGAEVTRHAVGDRVGVGCMVNSCRECDNCRAGQEQYCLKGNTQTYAGVDRDGTVTQGGYSTHVVVDEDFVLRVPENIPYETAAPLLCAGITTYSPLAHWNAGPGKKVAVVGLGGLGHLAVKIAAAMGAEVTVLSQTLGKKDDGLAFGAEHYHATNDPATFEALKNTFDLIINTVSAPIDMAAYLSLLRLDGTLVNVGAPPQPLPVPVFTLFANRRSFAGSGIGSIAETQEMLDFCAERGIAPEVEVIDADAVNEAYERVLASDVRYRFVIDIDTLR, encoded by the coding sequence GTGCGCACCACGATCGCGCGGCGCGAGGTCGGGCCGCGCGATGTTCTCATCGAGATCCGCTATGCCGGCATCTGCCACTCCGACATCCACACCGTCCGCGGCGAGTGGGGCGCCGTGCCGTACCCGCTCACCGTCGGCCACGAGATCGTCGGGCGGGTCGCGCAGGTCGGCGCCGAGGTCACCCGGCACGCCGTCGGCGACCGGGTCGGTGTCGGCTGCATGGTCAACTCCTGCCGGGAGTGCGACAACTGCCGCGCCGGGCAGGAGCAGTACTGCCTGAAGGGCAACACCCAGACGTACGCCGGCGTCGACCGGGACGGCACCGTCACCCAGGGCGGGTACTCCACTCACGTCGTCGTCGACGAGGACTTCGTGCTGCGGGTGCCGGAGAACATCCCGTACGAGACCGCCGCCCCGCTGCTGTGTGCGGGCATCACCACGTACTCGCCGCTGGCGCACTGGAACGCCGGCCCCGGCAAGAAGGTCGCCGTGGTCGGTCTCGGCGGCCTGGGCCACCTGGCCGTCAAGATCGCCGCCGCGATGGGCGCCGAGGTCACCGTCCTGTCGCAGACGCTGGGCAAGAAGGACGACGGCCTCGCCTTCGGCGCCGAGCACTACCACGCCACCAACGACCCGGCGACCTTCGAGGCGCTGAAGAACACCTTCGACCTGATCATCAACACCGTCAGCGCGCCGATCGACATGGCCGCCTACCTGAGCCTGCTCCGCCTGGACGGCACCCTGGTCAACGTAGGCGCCCCGCCGCAGCCGCTGCCGGTGCCCGTGTTCACGCTGTTCGCCAACCGACGCTCGTTCGCCGGCTCCGGCATCGGCAGCATCGCCGAAACCCAGGAGATGCTCGACTTCTGCGCCGAGCGCGGCATCGCGCCCGAGGTCGAGGTCATCGACGCCGACGCGGTGAACGAGGCGTACGAGCGGGTGCTCGCCTCCGACGTCCGGTACCGGTTCGTCATCGACATCGACACCCTGCGCTGA
- a CDS encoding serine hydrolase domain-containing protein has protein sequence MTRFLAAVTAVVMVGVLAACTRDHDVPDAETTAGGPVAQCDSRLDQAFTAWARAGFSGSIAISTGGRFDCLAAYGSADDATNTPNTVDTVFDIGSVTKAFTAATILDLVEEGKVALDDPVGRLLPELTGAVAGVTVRQLLLHTSGLNGTPGSDHEPLDRDAALAAIADLDLAFPSGTGHLYANAGYTLLALVIEKVSGASYREYTTSRILRLPDGRVAGGFWDGTPAAPGPRAVGYLDGGTTGGSGDFAGPHWAMDGSGGLAMTTYDLAAWTHALFTGQLVAPESVEAVSAPGHDLGDGRSETPGWVASDASVLGVPFLATAGGDGQIGHNAVVAWGPERRRVVAMASNKPGVSAEDLLATVGPALLAGEPLPTPSPPPAGAGPAATVGKYRLDGGGSYDVTAAGNQITVAATGVDAVTALFPPAGRVSRDEFRAHDERVLALLDGRTREGRRERGSLEEDLGPIRGVTLAGTVFQDGEVRTYVTLVADSGPITGWYAVNAEGGVEAAEVPTGHPTLKLVPAGGDRYRPDDPTGTGPNVTVEFRDGRMTVSGPAGTTVADLAG, from the coding sequence ATGACCAGATTCCTTGCGGCCGTGACGGCCGTAGTCATGGTGGGCGTGCTGGCCGCCTGCACCAGGGACCACGACGTCCCCGATGCGGAGACCACCGCCGGTGGCCCGGTGGCACAGTGCGATTCGCGCCTCGATCAGGCGTTCACCGCCTGGGCACGGGCCGGGTTCAGCGGCTCGATCGCGATCTCGACCGGTGGCCGGTTCGACTGCCTCGCCGCGTACGGCTCGGCGGACGACGCCACCAACACGCCCAACACGGTCGACACGGTGTTCGACATCGGGTCGGTCACCAAGGCGTTCACCGCCGCCACCATTCTTGATCTGGTCGAGGAGGGCAAGGTCGCCCTCGACGACCCGGTGGGCCGGCTGCTGCCGGAGTTGACCGGTGCGGTGGCCGGGGTGACGGTCCGGCAGCTTCTGCTGCATACCAGCGGACTGAACGGGACGCCCGGCAGCGATCACGAGCCGCTGGACCGCGACGCGGCGCTCGCCGCGATCGCGGACCTGGACCTGGCGTTTCCGTCCGGCACCGGCCACCTGTACGCCAACGCCGGATACACGTTGCTGGCGCTGGTCATCGAGAAGGTGTCGGGTGCCAGCTACCGCGAATACACGACGTCGCGGATCCTGCGGTTGCCTGACGGGCGGGTCGCGGGTGGCTTCTGGGACGGTACGCCCGCCGCACCCGGGCCCCGTGCTGTCGGCTACCTGGACGGCGGTACGACCGGCGGGTCGGGCGACTTCGCCGGACCGCACTGGGCGATGGACGGCAGCGGCGGGCTGGCGATGACGACGTACGACCTGGCGGCGTGGACGCACGCGCTGTTCACCGGGCAGCTGGTGGCACCGGAGTCGGTCGAGGCCGTCAGCGCACCCGGGCACGATCTCGGCGACGGCAGGTCCGAGACGCCAGGCTGGGTCGCGTCCGACGCGTCGGTGCTGGGCGTACCGTTTCTCGCGACGGCGGGCGGCGACGGCCAGATCGGCCACAACGCGGTCGTGGCATGGGGTCCCGAGCGGCGACGGGTGGTGGCGATGGCGTCCAACAAGCCCGGGGTCTCCGCCGAAGACCTGCTGGCGACGGTGGGACCGGCGCTGCTGGCCGGAGAACCCCTGCCCACGCCGAGTCCACCACCGGCCGGGGCGGGACCGGCCGCCACCGTCGGGAAGTACCGGCTGGACGGGGGAGGGAGCTACGACGTGACCGCCGCCGGCAACCAGATCACGGTCGCCGCCACTGGCGTCGACGCCGTCACGGCCCTGTTCCCGCCGGCCGGCCGCGTCTCGCGCGACGAGTTCCGGGCGCACGACGAACGGGTCCTGGCGTTGCTCGACGGACGGACCCGGGAGGGGCGCAGGGAGCGTGGATCTCTCGAAGAGGATCTCGGGCCGATCCGGGGGGTCACCCTCGCCGGGACCGTGTTCCAGGATGGCGAGGTGCGCACCTACGTCACGCTCGTCGCAGACTCCGGGCCGATCACCGGCTGGTACGCGGTCAACGCCGAAGGAGGCGTCGAAGCCGCCGAAGTCCCGACCGGACATCCCACGCTGAAGCTCGTGCCGGCCGGCGGCGACCGGTACCGTCCGGACGATCCGACCGGCACCGGTCCGAACGTGACCGTGGAGTTCCGCGACGGCCGGATGACCGTGTCGGGGCCGGCCGGCACCACCGTTGCCGACCTGGCCGGCTGA
- a CDS encoding response regulator transcription factor — MRILLVEDDPDLAEVVALGLRNETYAVDVAATHAHAEELLRTTTYDVACLDLGLPDGDGLDLVRRLARDPDLCRPRRTLVLTARDAVADRVAGLDAGADDYLVKPFHFAELIARLRALGRRGDGHDSTLRIGDLTLDLAARRAWRAGRELELTAREFSLLRYFMHHPGAVLSAEDLLEHVWDAHANPFTASVRVILSRLRRKLGEPAVIVTITNAGYRLEVPS, encoded by the coding sequence ATGCGGATCCTGCTGGTCGAGGACGACCCCGACCTCGCCGAGGTCGTCGCCCTCGGTCTGCGCAACGAGACGTACGCGGTCGACGTCGCCGCGACCCACGCCCACGCGGAGGAGCTGCTGCGCACGACCACGTACGACGTCGCGTGCCTCGACCTGGGGCTGCCCGACGGCGACGGCCTCGACCTCGTCCGGCGGCTGGCCCGGGACCCGGACCTGTGCCGGCCGCGCCGCACCCTCGTCCTGACCGCCCGGGACGCCGTGGCGGACCGGGTCGCCGGACTCGACGCCGGCGCCGACGACTACCTCGTCAAGCCGTTCCACTTCGCGGAGCTGATCGCCCGGCTGCGTGCCCTCGGCCGGCGCGGCGACGGTCACGACTCGACGCTGCGGATCGGTGACCTGACGCTGGACCTCGCGGCGCGCCGGGCCTGGCGCGCCGGCCGTGAACTCGAACTCACCGCCCGCGAGTTCTCGCTGCTGCGCTACTTCATGCACCACCCCGGCGCCGTGCTCTCCGCCGAGGACCTGCTCGAACACGTCTGGGACGCGCACGCCAACCCGTTCACCGCCTCGGTCCGGGTGATCCTCAGCCGACTGCGCCGCAAACTGGGCGAGCCCGCGGTCATAGTGACGATCACCAACGCCGGCTACCGCCTGGAGGTGCCGTCATGA